The nucleotide window TTGTATGTATGATTGATTTATCAAATTCTTGATAAGGTCACTATGGGTcaatttgagttggtattgggtCGAAACCATGCCAAACTGGCATTAGAAGGATTAGATATTACATTAGAATATTGAATACTATGGGAAAGTCAATATGTTGGTAACTGAGCGATATGTCGTAGGTTTAGATGAAGTGCAAAAAACctgatgacatattgaaataatgtatAATGTGCTAAAAGCTTTATAAATGTGTTGTATGTATGATTGATTTATCAAAATCTTGATCAATGTCACTATGGGTcaatttgagttggtattgggtCGAAACCATGCCAAACTTGTCAAGAAAATTATTAGGCTTGAAATAtgactgaattgggcctattagaaTATCAAATTGATAGCATGATCAATCAATAAATACTATTTTCCTTTGTCAGTTTTTCCAACGGTGGCACCATATATTTCGGTAGTAATACCACTTAGGTCAATGGTAGTAATGCTAGAGTCAATATTTATAACCTGGTTGTGGTGGTAATGCCATGTAATGCCGATGATAGTACCTGCCCATATCTAAAAAATTTGAGGATTTAGAATTTTGATTTCATTCTTAAAGCTTTTTGGAGCTTATAAATATTTCACTCTTGGTTGATAGAtcatttatttttgagaaaaaaatagttCACTCGGTTGATAGAGTATCTATTtgtaagtaaaaaaaatattataaactcttATTTTGAGCATAGTTTAAGTCTCCTTCTCTTTTTTAGTTTGATTACAATTTTAAGTTACAAGAGTTGCGAGATCTTGTGTAAAAGAAAAATATGAAGGTTATCTCTTTAatctaaaatagaaaaaatttataataagagtaattgatctttgctcattgaaaAGAGGATCAATAGTGAAAGCTAATGATCTCCAGCAATTCTTCTATTCTTTTGTGTTATTAGATTATTTGATCTTATTCGACATATGATCTAATTAATATATGAtcattaataatataattaatcagtatcaataatatcatatcatatttttatgttATCCAATGGTAAAGATTATCAAATATCACTTAGTAGCCAACCATAAAGAATGTAACACAGTAGATTATTATTGTTTTCCATTTAAATTATTTCCATCATTAATGATCCAATGCTCAATCTCAGACCTTTTTCAGTAATTATGACTCCCATTTTCTAGTATTTTACAAGTGATCTTTGACAATATGTGATATAGTTTTGCCTATAATAGAACAGCTATGCATTACAATATGTTGCATGCATAACAAGGGAGATAGGGAGTTGAACATGTAACTAATGAGTTGATATGAATCAAATTAAGCCTACTTGTGTAATTGTTTGTTTAATTCATGATATGGAAAATTCATAATAAAGTTTTGCTCTTATAGACATCCATTAAGGTGATATGAAACATAATATGGTATTGTTTGACACTATCAAATATATTTAGGAGAGGAGAGAGCTTATATGGCActttatcattttaaataatattatctttttagatgatgataatCACTAATTATGTCATCCATGATGAGCTATTTCAATCAAAGAAAACTATTTGACTTTTGGCAATTAAAGAAAACTATTTGACATTTTAGTTTGTGGAATAATCTATGCACAATTGACATGCTCAGTCAACCATTTGTCTATATTACCAGCTTTTAAAGAAAATATATCTGACCAAAGTTTTTGGAAAAATAGTGATAGCCACCAATTATACACTCCACAATGAACTATTTGACTTTAATTTTTTGTCATTGTAGAAAAAATGTATGACTTTTGCTTTTATATGCTCAGTCAACTATTTAACTAAGTATATAGAGATCAAATAAGCTGTTGTATATTGCATGCACAAAACTCTTTGATTAAAGACAATATATTTATCCAATGATTTCAGATTTAAAGATTGCAAAACACAGCATTTATTTTCCCATAGTCAAatcttttcttgatatcttctgtCCAAATTGTGGAATGATAATGTCAATTCGCCGAGTTTATAAAGTCCATAATTGAAATAAACTATTATGATTTTATCAAATCACAATCTCTTGAGTATAAGGAAcatattttactttttttatttcaatttttttagTACAATAAAAGATCAACTACTTAGCAATGCCTTAACCATTGCATATCTCAATAAAAATAAACATATGTTGATAATAATTCTAAACCTTccatatctttttattatttaatttatttatttttacttaagTCATGTAATATCTCGTGAGTCGACCTCATGTCGTCCAATACGAATATTTGtaggtaaaaaaaaaatctatcgatTTTACTTTATCACAACATGGACCAAAATATAAACACTCTTTTGATATAAAGACTTAGTTGAATTTTTATAGTATCATGCATGTCCGTTTATAAAAAATCAATCTCTctataacttcacaaaaattcataaaatctaTAAAAGAAAAGATGAGTTAGTAGAAATATAATCTTGAGATGCATATCTATCTTCTAGTTCATGATAATACAAATCACCCAAAAGCTCCATTCATAACACCATGAGCATTTCTTGGTGCTACTAAATAACGAAAATTATGattgaatatttatttattttttctattctttatataataattttgacATGCAACTACATGTCATTATGTAGTGCAATTAGTGCTTGAGAACTCAACTATCTTCAGCTAGGCAATATTATTAACACTAACCCAATGCTTTAAATAAGActattgaattatatatatatataataataataataataataataataagcttcTAAGATAAATAAAATAGATGGGAATACGTGATGGACATCATCTGCCAGATCTCTGACATATATACTTTAATATTAGAAATATTATCTTATATAGTTTTCGATCTTAAGCATTCAAACAATCCATTTCTCGCTTttctgttttatatatatatatatatatatatatatatatatatatatatatattctgatctggcgagcaggaggaggaagaagggaggTAGAAGAAGTGGGGGAAGATGGGAGAAGTGAAGGCCGGAAGCCGGCCGCCATGGGTGGGGTTGGCGGCGGCGGTGTGGGTGCAGGTGGCTGCCGGAACTGCCTACACCTTCCCCCTCTACTCGCCGTCCCTCAAATCCGTGCTGGGCTATAGCCAGCAGCAGCTCACTATGCTCGGCGTCGCCAACGACATCGGCGAGAACTTCGGCCTGGTCGCTGGCTTCGCCAGCAGTCGCTTCCGGCCCTGGGTCGTGCTGCTCGCCGGCGCCGCCTGCTGCTTTCTCGGCTTCGGCGTTCTCTGGCTCGCCGTCACCCAGACCGTCTCCGGTTTGCCCTTCTGGGTCGtaagttcctctctctctctctctctctctctctctctctctctctctctctctctctctctctctctctccccccgccTCCCCCCCCACCACAACAACCCCCACTGCTAACAACAGCTTCAGATTTCTCCAAGTTATGCTTGCCATTGATTTCATCAAGCTGATCACTGCACCAAATCGGTAGTAAGTCGTAGTGAAAGTAGGATTTTTAGGGCAAATTATTGGGAAGCAAGATTTCAGGGTAATCTCTTCCCATATAAAGCTGATCTTTTTATGAGCAGAAAAGAAAGACCTTTCGATAAACAAAACCATTACAAGTAGCATCAGGGAACTCTTCATTACAATCCATGTGAATTAGGGCACATGCCAAGCCCTAACCCCCGAAATGGATCTGAGTTCGAGCAAAGTTTCTGTAACTTGAGGACACCAATCTTGTAGTTAGATTCAAGAACATTAACATGGGATTCTTGAATATTCAGAGAATTTTACATGGAAATGAATGATGATAGATCTGATCACAGTTGTGATTCATGTTTTTATTGTGGAGTCATTTCTCCTCTGATCACATTGCTTTATCTTAAAACCTCACTACTCTCTGTAAGGATATCTGCATCTTTGTTTCAGCTGTGGATTGCCCTTTGTATTGGTACCAACAGCAGTGCATGGCTGGTCACGGCTGTGCTGGTCACCAACATGCGGAACTTCCCCCTCAGCAGAGGCACAGTCTCCGGCATCCTCAAAGGCTACGTCGGCCTTAGTGCTTCGGTGTTCACTGGGTTGTACACCGGCATGCTTCGCAGCTCATCGACAAACCTGCTGCTGTTCCTGGCCATCGGACTGCCTGTTATGTGCCTCGCTATGATGTACTTTGTCCGCCCTTGCACACCATCTCTTGCAGAGGACTCGTCGGAGCGGTGCCATTTCCTGTTCACTCAAGTTTCCAGCATACTTCTTGGTCTCTACCTTCTTGCTTTCACCATTGTCAGCAATCATGTTCAACTGAGTGATGGCATTACCAGTGTTCTCTTCGGCGTCATGGTTCTCTTCCTCCTGGCTCCACTTGCCATCCCAATTAAGATGACTTTTTTCCGGACCAAGCCTAAACACACTAGTAGTTCTTCAGAAGATAAAGCAGAACCTTTGTTGGCTTCGTCGTCGACGACAAACAATTTGGAGAAGTTGCAGGAGCCTGATGATGGTTCTGATGTGAACATGCTCCTGGCTGTAGGGGAAGGAGcagtaaagaagaagaggaagcccaAGAGAGGAGATGACTTCGAGTTGGAAGAAGCTTTGGTGAAAGCTGATTTCTGGCTTCTATTTGCAGCCTTCTTCATTGGTGCTGGCTCAGGTGTCACTGTTCTGAATAACTTGGCACAGATTGGGGCTGCAGCTGGAATCGATGATCCTACCATCTTACTCTGCCTCTTCAGCTTTGGCAATTTTCTTGGTCGCCTCGGTGGAGGTGCTGTTTCCGAGTATTTCGTCAGGTGAGTGTTGAAAGAGGCTCATATGATTTGCATTGgatgtcataaattatcaagcaattatgaatcaaatcaacaGTGCGGCTCGATGACAAGTCAATTTCTTGTTCTTGTTGCAGGACGAGAATGCTTCCTCGGCCGATCTGGATGACATGCACACAGATGATCATGATTATAGCCTACCTTTTATATGCCCTGGGTCTCAGCAGCACTCTCAATGCCTCAACTGCCATGCTCGGCATCTGCTACGGGGTCCAAACTTCCATCATGGTTCCGACCGTGTCTGAGCTCTTCGGGCTGAAGCATTTCGGGACCTTCTTCAACTTCATGCTGCTCGGGAATCCTCTTGGTGCATTCTTGTTCTCAGGTCTTCTTGCAGGGTACTTGTATGACAAAGAAGCAGCAGAGCAGCAACTGGGCTTCCTCCACCATTCAAACACTTTTTGCTTTGGGCCAAGCTGCTTCAGGCTCACATTCTTCATTCTTGCAGGGGTGTGCAGCCTGGGAACCTTGTTGACCATAATATTGACAGTGAGAATAAGACCAGTGTATCAGATGCTGTATGCAGGTGGGTCATTCAGGCAACCCCAAACTACACATCACTGATGatatcttgttgttgttgtttctgTTGTTCTGCCACCTTTTGATTCAGTGCCTGCTCAGCTGTTGGGAGTCTTTATGTCCTCAAAACTTCACAGAGATTGTGGGTTTGTAAGAATTGTAGTGTCATCTGAGAGAGATGTGACAGTGTTGTGTAATGATCGTATGGTGTTTTATCTTTCAAGGATAATTCTAATGGTGTGTTGGGTGTGGATGTCTTTGGATGGTGTGAGATGAGAAATTAACTATAAAGATCATACAGCTTCCATCTAGTTCATGTGTTTTAAGGGTTTCATCCTTTACAACTTGAGACCTCATCTTTTTCTTTCAGCAAATGACAAGCTGGAGCTTCATATGTAACTTGATGCATCTTCTCTAGAGGTGCCTAAGGTTAACCTTTTAACCTTTTTAATCCTATAAATATGTGAGGCAgagaaaaattatagttttgctttAAATTAATGTTTGTAAATCAAGGTTTATAATATGATTTGGTATAGACATTATCTATCATATAATGACATAAGTTAAGTTTTGTatcggatttttattttttaaactgaCTTTTAGGTTTTTCTCAAAACTTGGTATGTACCAATGCATCAAATGCAATACGAAACTACTCCGATCCGAACTATTCCGATCCGATCCGAACCCTAACCGATACATTATCGGTACATGAAATTACAAAGGTGATTGATGAACAAGGAGTTCATTTGAAATTACATAGTTTGGATTTAAAAGTTATCACTGACATCAAGCGTGACTTCAGCTTTTAATTTCTATCTGATGAATGGGGAGTCTGATTTAGATTCCAAGAAATGAATTACATTACATGAAATAAAGAACAACAGATAGGCATCCATTGACATTACAAGCATATCCTTTCAGAGCTACAGAAAGAGAATAAAGTAGTACTTCTATCTGCTAACCAAATATCCACAACAAACAATGCTACTGGAactcatgtcctaaaaattgtacTAAAGgagaatatattatatatatgtcatCTAGGATTGTATGCAGCATATTCATCTGTGTTCAAATATACATGTCCCAAATACTCAGGTTTCATGGTTTGCCTTGACAAGCATCAATGAGATGATAGACTAAACATGGAAGATATTATATCCCTTGATCATTTTCCAGTTTATTCACAGGTTATAGCACAGAATTATAGCTGGTCATGATCAGTCTAATCGAACCTCATTCTTGGACATGTATCACATAAAAATAAAAGTTCTCTTGTTGTCTAATTAAAATGAACAAAGATGTGACATTAATGGGTTGCAACAAGTAAAATTCAGCAGTTTTGCCTGGCCAGAAATCAGAGAATACTTTTAGGTTTTCATtagtaaaaaattgatgcatcaaTGCCAAGTTTGACTTTACTTTGACATTACCTCTCAACAGTATGAGATAGCACATAATAAGTTCCTGTTTCCTCTGGAATTAAATCAACATCTTCTCAAGAAGGAACATTGCTAACTTGAAAGGCACAAAATAAGCATAAAGTTTGATAGGGACAAACAACTCAGTTTTATTGGAGaccagaaaaagaaagaatgacaGAGGCCTATATTTTATATATCAGATGTATGAAAGCAAACTAATCTGACCTTTTCTTTTTTACACTGATTCATTGTAGTTCTATAAAGAATTTATGGGCTTCAAATTGacctgaaaacttcttccatattCTGTGACAGTCAGATCAATGCATTAGCATTTTTTATCAAGCATCATAAACGCTTTTATTTTGAACTAGCAAACAGATAACAAATATCTAGAGGGTAAATCATAATTTCTTCAAAATGACAGGTAGAAAGACAATAACCAGGTGACAAACAGACATTTGTTGCGATGCTTAATAGATAAAGAACCAAGTCCTTTATTGCTATTAAAGAATGCCAACTACATAATTGCGTAGATGTTTGTTATAGGTGTTCTCATCACCTCAAGATCTAAAAATTACTTGTACACATACAAGTACACTACAAACTTCTGGGCTGTATATACTGGTACACTTCATTGACATTTGCCATTGAATGGATGCAGTTTACTATTTATCCTCTCAATATCAACTTAAGTTAAATCATTGACTTTGACACCAAATTATGGTTTAGTCAGCCAAAGTTCAAAACAGTTGCAGGTCTGTTTAGAGGTAAAACATTTCTAGAAGTACATGATGGCAAGCATCTTATTCTAGAGATCTTAAGTTTAAATTaccataaaaaaatctaaaatcttaCTGAATTAACATAGTATTTGGATATCCATGATACATTAATTTGCATCTTCAGAACTGAATCATTAAATCACATAAATAGTTACATATTCAGAAGTCATCTGTTCATAAGATATTAAATAGTTTATGTACTAAAAAATATAGGATAAAAAGGATAATAGTTAGAGGGAAAGCACATAAATCTTGATAATAATGAAAAGTCAGAAGGTTCCGCATAAAACAATGTTTGTTTTATCAAGAGTAATGAACTGAAAGCACAACAGCATGACAAGTCTTTGTAGTTCAATCTACAAAATTTAGTTGGCTTGTATGATCATCTTATGATGTCCTCAGCATAACATTTTTAAACTGGAACTGTAGCATAAGGAGCAGTAGGATAAACCTATGCATGTTTCTCATCTAGAATGGTAAAATAATTATCCAGAGATTGAGAATAGGTAAGTTGGTTGTGTTAAAGGCAATGAGAAAGCATTTGTGAAGAAATAGAACCAATTTTGGAAATAGTACTTCTCATGAACAATGGCACATCTTTACCTCCTTATTTAACTcaataaaagacaaaaaaaaagatttgatctGAATCCCTGTACTCATAGCAATAGGGTTCTCTTTCCAGTCGCTATCTACATGACACTTAATTACCttctctttttattttctgttctcatAGGATGCACTTAATCACCTAATTGAATTTCACTTTTTCTCTTTAACAGCAAAATTAAATATCAAATTATCACTTAAGCATCTCTTCAGCATAAAAAGCAGCAAAAAGAACCTGATTTCGAGGTTGTTTTGTAGATGAAGCAAAGTGCAACCAAGCAAATAAGAATACTATCTTCTTGTCCCAAGCCATCTTTgagaaaatttgtttcaaaattttcattgcCACAGTATTAGCACCTAACAAAGCAGAGCACAAAACTAAAGCCTAACTTATCAGCACTAATGAGAGGAATTGGGACTTCAGAGACTGCTTTTGTACTTGACCGAGAAACATGATAGGAATCAGAGGAAAAATTCCAACCTTTGACAAAGAAACTTGACCGAGAACACACATTCAATATGCAAATTTACAAATATGGTGCtttaggaagaaaaatttgctaattGAGTTTATGAGAAAATGAAGACTTAGCATGAGAAGAACTATCGTTAAGGCCCATATCTACCTCATCAGTCTCAGATTGGTAACCTATGAAGTCATGCAGCATTGTTGATAATAAAGCCACATAAGTTACTTCAACAGTACGTTGCAATTGGTGTTAAGAATCCAGACGGATTCAAACACCACAAAATACATGATAATAAACAAGATAGCATGTCATTCACTGCTTACCAAGCTCAGGTGCGAGGCAAGCATTTCCCTGATCCTCTCTCCATCCTCATCACCCTTCCCCTCGAAATCTGGAAAATCTAGCTCTCCCATTGACGTCTCAATCTCATCATCCATGGGCTCACCACATTTAACAAGGAAGTTGTGAAGCAAACAGCTAGCTACGATCACATAGGGCAGGGCGTCGGCACACTCCTTCTTCCAACTTGTCTGAAGCAGCTGCCACCGCGCACGAAGCTTTCCGAAAGATCTGTACACCAACTCCATGCCGCGTGCATGCACATTGTTAAAAGATGCAGCTTTAGAGGAATTCAAGCTCGAATCCACCCCTCTGAATGGTGTCAGCAGCCGGGGGAGGAGAGGGCAGCAAGAGCCACCCAACAGATACTGAGG belongs to Musa acuminata AAA Group cultivar baxijiao chromosome BXJ3-5, Cavendish_Baxijiao_AAA, whole genome shotgun sequence and includes:
- the LOC135638701 gene encoding protein NUCLEAR FUSION DEFECTIVE 4-like encodes the protein MGEVKAGSRPPWVGLAAAVWVQVAAGTAYTFPLYSPSLKSVLGYSQQQLTMLGVANDIGENFGLVAGFASSRFRPWVVLLAGAACCFLGFGVLWLAVTQTVSGLPFWVLWIALCIGTNSSAWLVTAVLVTNMRNFPLSRGTVSGILKGYVGLSASVFTGLYTGMLRSSSTNLLLFLAIGLPVMCLAMMYFVRPCTPSLAEDSSERCHFLFTQVSSILLGLYLLAFTIVSNHVQLSDGITSVLFGVMVLFLLAPLAIPIKMTFFRTKPKHTSSSSEDKAEPLLASSSTTNNLEKLQEPDDGSDVNMLLAVGEGAVKKKRKPKRGDDFELEEALVKADFWLLFAAFFIGAGSGVTVLNNLAQIGAAAGIDDPTILLCLFSFGNFLGRLGGGAVSEYFVRTRMLPRPIWMTCTQMIMIIAYLLYALGLSSTLNASTAMLGICYGVQTSIMVPTVSELFGLKHFGTFFNFMLLGNPLGAFLFSGLLAGYLYDKEAAEQQLGFLHHSNTFCFGPSCFRLTFFILAGVCSLGTLLTIILTVRIRPVYQMLYAGGSFRQPQTTHH